The genomic region TTATTGTGCTGTTTGTGCAATAATTTGTTTGCAATGTATCCTTCAACTAAACATATTCATCGTAATTCATAAACAGGTGACGCGCCTCCAGTGCGGTGGTTTCGTCTTCGCCCTCCGTCTTAACCACACCATGAGCGACGCGGCGGGGCTCGTCCAATTCATGACTGCCGTAGCAGAGATAGCTCGCGGCGCAACTTTCCCTACCGTCCAGCCCGTGTGGCAGCGGGAGCTGCTCAATGCGCGTGACCCACCCCGCGTGACATGCACGCACCGCGAGTACGAAGAAGTGGAAGACACCAATGGCACCATAATCCCACTTGATGACATGGTCCACCGGTCCTTTTTCTTCCGCCCCACCGAGGTGTCCGCCATCCGAAGATTTGTCCCGCAGTACCTCAGCAAGTGCTCCACGTTCGAGGTCCTCACGGCCTGCCTCTGGCGCTGCCGTACCATCGCGCTCCAGAGAGACCCAAATGAGGAGGTGCGCGTGTTGTGCATTGTGAACGCGCGGTCCAAGTTCAACCCTCCGTTGCCGGTGGGTTATTACGGCAACACGTTTGCATTCCCGGTGGGGGTGACGACGGCATGGAGGCTATGCAACAACCCATTGGGGTACGCGTTGGAGCTGGTGAGGAAGGCCAAGGCGGACGTGACGGAGGAATACATGCGGTCGTTGGCTGACCTCATGGTTATTAAGGGTAGGCCCCACTTCACGGTGGTGAATTCTTACCTTATGTCGGATGTGACCCGTGCTGGGTTCGGAGAGGTGGATTTTGGGTGGGGGAAAGCGGCTTATGGTGGGCCAGCGAAGGGCGGGGTCGGGGCAATACCTGGAGTGGCTAGCTTTTACATACCGTTTAGAGACAATATAGGGGAAGATGGGATTATGGTTCCGGTTTGTTTACCGGCAGCGGCGATGGAGAGATTTATCAAGGAACTAGATGCCATGTTGAATGCGGATGAAGAACTGATTAGGGTTCATAGCTCTACTAAATATATTTTGTCTGCCCTATAAAATATGAATGTCATATACATGCATGtatttctttgcttttattttcCCTAATTAGTTTCTTTTCTACTGTAATATGGACGCCTCCTTAATAATAGGGATGTTTTTGGTATGAATATATTCGAAAGTTCCTTGAATTCCTTCTGTGGGACTTGTAGGTTGAAGAACGTCGTTGGTAACTTTTCGTAGAAAAGAAGtatataattattctttttgttAACAGATTAAATGTGTAAAAGGGGAGGACGAGACCTTGTCATATCAAGAGCTCCCTCTCCCTCGTTTTAGGGAAAGCTATTCGTGGCGTTACCTTTTGAACTTGTAATTTGTTGCTAATTTCTcttctttgaaatttttat from Pyrus communis chromosome 9, drPyrComm1.1, whole genome shotgun sequence harbors:
- the LOC137745849 gene encoding benzyl alcohol O-benzoyltransferase-like → MASPPTSLVFTVRRRQPELVAPAKATPYEFRQLSDIDDQEGLRFQIPVLQFYRYDLSMQGRDPVHVIREATAQTLVFYYPFAGRLKEGPNRKLAVECTAEGIMFIEADADITLEHFGDNLHPPFPCLEELLYNVPGSDGVLNCPLLLIQVTRLQCGGFVFALRLNHTMSDAAGLVQFMTAVAEIARGATFPTVQPVWQRELLNARDPPRVTCTHREYEEVEDTNGTIIPLDDMVHRSFFFRPTEVSAIRRFVPQYLSKCSTFEVLTACLWRCRTIALQRDPNEEVRVLCIVNARSKFNPPLPVGYYGNTFAFPVGVTTAWRLCNNPLGYALELVRKAKADVTEEYMRSLADLMVIKGRPHFTVVNSYLMSDVTRAGFGEVDFGWGKAAYGGPAKGGVGAIPGVASFYIPFRDNIGEDGIMVPVCLPAAAMERFIKELDAMLNADEELIRVHSSTKYILSAL